AATAATATTGAGTTCCCATATACAGGATATGCAATGAATCTACAATGTTTTCGGTTGAGAAGTCCTCGGAGATTTCATTTTGCCTTTTACCCTCTTCGACAAGATCTGTTAAAAATATTTTAATATCATTTTCTGTTTGTGAAATTATCCTGTTAACGTCATGATGGGCATGACCTATTGATGTTAAAAGAAGAATTACACTGCTATAATTGATTTTTTCATTGATGCTTTCAATTTCCACACCTTTAATATAGTGATGTAAAATATTGAGCAATGTGTCATGGATTCTGTCCTTTGATGAACCTTCAAGAATGATTTTATCTAAATCGACTTTAATATAATCCACCATATATTTTTGAAGAATTGCTTCAAACAGGTCGTTTTTATCTGAAAAATAATAA
The sequence above is drawn from the uncultured Methanobrevibacter sp. genome and encodes:
- a CDS encoding TetR/AcrR family transcriptional regulator, giving the protein MNTKDLIAEKTLKLILEKESIDISISEIRNYTGLTTGGIYYYFSDKNDLFEAILQKYMVDYIKVDLDKIILEGSSKDRIHDTLLNILHHYIKGVEIESINEKINYSSVILLLTSIGHAHHDVNRIISQTENDIKIFLTDLVEEGKRQNEISEDFSTENIVDSLHILYMGTQYYWLNFPDADIDLIFEKNFDMTWQTIKCH